tttaaaaaataGAGTTCTTCTCTGGGCAATTAAGTTCGTTCTTCAACTCAGCCTTCTCTTGATACAGCTCTTTATCCAAAGCCCAACAAGGATAGaaggttatttgaaataattactattataacacttttttgtgatataatgtatgtgagataaaaagataattgaaaattgtgtttATAATGTAAAcagacaaaatttgaaattttttttttttgacaaatcttGATAACCAAACATACTCAATAGCTTTCCCAGTTACAGCAATGAATAACCCAAGCCCTGCATCCTTGTATAATCTTTGCATTCTTTTGAAATTGTATAATTACCTTGAGCTTTGGACTTGAGACTAAAAAACGACCAACTTTTGTCTCCTATTCTTCATGCTAATTACATGAAATTTAGGTCTTGTGCTCAGAAATCAGAGCATTTCCCAAGTTAAAGGAAAAATATGGTAAGTCACATATATCTATGCATTCCCAAGTTAATCAGTGATcttgtaatatttttttcacCCATATTTCTTTTCTGCGTACTATTATAATGATAAAATTTCTTTGTCGAGAAGGTTTTGATCCAGTGATAACGGTTGAAACTTCACGGATTAAAAGTAGTTTTTACATTCTCTTTGGTTCTTTAACATTGCAAAAGTATTCCTCTATCTATTATTACTACAACCACTCCATCTTTTCTCATGTTGTACTTTAGGATGAAATGCATGGCTGCATTTTTTCCTGTTGTATGATTAAAAAAGTTAAGAGTACTAATAACATCTTCTTATACCCAATTCCTTTTCTGAAATTGCAGTTAAAGGGCATGCTTGAGATGTGCAATAAGTGATTAACAATGCACAAAGACAAACTATTGGATAAAAACATCAAAATTTGATGCTCTCTCAAGCAAGACGAAGAAACTTTATGATGATTTAGATTTCGACTTTCATATCTGTAACACAAAAAAGAACGGCCTTTTGGACCTGTTCCTGGGCTTAAGTACAGTGCAATCCAAGTTTAACAACACCACTTTGTAACCCATACATTCTAAACTCAATTAATCACTAAAGCGTCAATTTTATCTTCAATAAGCAACTGATATTTGTCCTCCAAGATTAGCTTCTGACATAATTGTTATGGAGTGTAAGTATCATCTACACAAAATAGATTCAACCTCtgttttaaaactcggaccggaccggccggttgaaccgggaaccggccaggtagccggtccgagtcacattaaaaaaccggaaatttaaaacccggtcaaaaaccgggtttgatcgggaaaaaaccggttttccggttcaacagtaatttttttaaaaaaaattcaaactttttaatattatgttttgaccccctaaattattaaaacttattgatatacctcaaatatttgatactttataaatattgtcctaaaatttgatgttattttttaattaaattcataattttaattctaaacttgttaatatttattaaataatataaattgctacttgattgttctaatttttttgtattttcttgttaaatatatttgaaacatcaaatatctataaatatacctttattaatatcaatatattattagatattatatatataatattttaatttttaaataatttttatttatgacgtcatccggttcgacccctatcgacccccggtcgaacccattgacccctgacctcggccgagtcactatccggtccggttctgaaaacataggatTCAACAAGCACAAGTGCACTAGCTTCCGTTAATTAAAAAAGGGTTATAAACAAAAAAGCTCCTTGTGGTATACTTAATACATAGAAAAGTCTCCCCGTGGTTTCAAAACATATAAAATgacacctcatgttttgaactaaattgtaaacttacagaattcgttaaacttaacggaatccGGTAAACTTAATGATAAATTTAACGGAATCCAGTAAGTTTAACAACCGAAATTGTCATTTTCATTAAGTTTCTATTAGTTTATAAtatagttcaaaacatgaggtgtcATTTTATATGTTTTGAAACCACGGGGGACTTATTTGTGTATTAGGTATACCACATgagacttttttgtttttaacccattAAAAAACCAGGTCTATTAATTCTCTTTTCAAGTAGCTTCGGTTAGTTTAAAAACCAGGTTAATTTATTGTCTTTTGAAGTCTTTCCCATTCCCTTCGCCAATCACCCTTTAAATGGTAAAAAATTGCAACAGAAAAAGAATATTTGCTTCAACTTTACTAATCGCACGGTGCACTGGTCCTATTAGTTGCGGTTACCTACCTCATAGGGAGGTGGCAGAAGGGCTACATCAATGATAATTGCATCAGTAAGTAGGACAACGAAGGGTGGCCAGCTTAATACCAATCTTGTTTTTGGGGTTAACTTCATCAATGGTAGAGATGAATTTCAACCAAAACTAAACCAAATGAGGAACATATATCATACATTTGCCACCAAAATTTTCTCACTTCCAAACGGTACAAAATGTCAACTCCAGTCCAGAGTTTAGTCTAATGAGTCTGATGACACCAAAGGAGTAGGAATGGCCCGGATCAATAGACCTTCCAAGAAAACTGACATGCCACCTTTTGAACAGTGATGAATGAATGGCCTGCACATTTTGGCAGATAAAAGACCCTTGCTGATCAAACCACCATTCATCATTATATACTAGGCACTAGCCATGAGTTTTATTTATTAGGCAAACCCTTGTGGATTCGAAATCCTATATTACTTTGTTCAAGAAACAGCTCCATTACATTAATTTGCTCTAGGAAATGGGAAGTGAGTCCAAGCCAAATAAATTCCACTATGATTTATCCATGTCAAAGAGGACTCGAAGATCATTGAATCTCGTTGAAGATGATCATGATCAAGGCTCATTTCAAGCATGGCATGGAGAAGAAGAATGTGCCCTGGAATTTGCCATTGGGGATGAAGAAAAGGGCAGCATTAGTTTGAGTGAAGCATCGGAAAACGACCAAAAGAAGAGCTTGAAGCAGCTGATCGGTGGAAGGAGCCTTAGCCAACATTTCTCACAGGAAGAGCCACAGCTTCAATTGGTTGTTAAACAGCATGATCAAGAAGGACTGAATGGATTGAAGTTCACAAGGATGGTGAGTCGTTATGCAAAAGCTTTAAGCCATTTGATCAAGCTTAAGCGAAAACAACAAATGGGGCTTTACAAGAAACCAGTTCTTCCATTGACCAATTAAGTTGAAATCTGTAGAAACTAAGCAGAAATTATATGCTTAATAGTCTTGGCTGCAGCTTAATCTGCGTCCTGCTTTGATTTGCAGCCCACAAATTAATTCTGCTGCCatcttgttttatttattgtttGGCTTGTAATATTACTTTTTTGCAACTATAAATTTATGATATACTATTAAtactttataattttctcatcCCAGCTATTGAgttttaccttcttatcttcacCATGTGCATGTTTTAAATCTTTGAATTTGCTTcaattctactttttttttttcccagaaTCGATAAA
This portion of the Coffea arabica cultivar ET-39 chromosome 2e, Coffea Arabica ET-39 HiFi, whole genome shotgun sequence genome encodes:
- the LOC113728473 gene encoding uncharacterized protein gives rise to the protein MGSESKPNKFHYDLSMSKRTRRSLNLVEDDHDQGSFQAWHGEEECALEFAIGDEEKGSISLSEASENDQKKSLKQLIGGRSLSQHFSQEEPQLQLVVKQHDQEGLNGLKFTRMVSRYAKALSHLIKLKRKQQMGLYKKPVLPLTN